In the genome of Lathyrus oleraceus cultivar Zhongwan6 chromosome 4, CAAS_Psat_ZW6_1.0, whole genome shotgun sequence, the window ATTAACCAAGTCTGAAAATGCAATTTCCATTGTTTTAAAGTCTGGAACTGCATCAACCGAAGTTAAACTTCCATTAACCAACTTCGTAAAATGTATTAACCAAGTCTGGGACTGCAATTTCCATTGTTTTGAAGTCTGGGACTGCAATTTCCATTGTTTTGAAGTCTGGCACTGCATTAACTGAAATTAAACTTCCATTAACCAACTTTGTGCAATGTATTAACCAAGTCTGGGACTACAATTTCTCTTATTTTAAAGTCTGGCACTGCACTAACCGAAATTAAACTTCCATTAACCAACTTTGTGCAATGTATTAACTAAGTCTAGGAATGCAATTTCTCTTGTTTTAAAGTCTGGCACTGCACTAACCGAAGTTAAACTTCCATTAACCAACTTCGTGCAATGTATTAACCAAGTCTGGGACTGCAATTTTTCTTGTTTTAAAGTTTGGCACTGCACTAACCGAAGTTAAACTTCCATTAACCAACTTCGTGCAGTGTATTAACCAAGTCTGAGACTACAATTGCATAacaaaatattttatatattatataCACCAAAAAAGTTCAGTACAATTTGGATTATGACAAAAGTCAATTTACAATACTACACCATTTACAATTTGGATTAATACAAAATTCAATTTACAATCTTTCAACATCCCACCCGAATATTCCACCTGAATAACCTGCACCACCAAATGTAACTATTGTTAGTGCATGTAATGTTTTGAACTAGATTAAAATAAATGTTTGAACATCATACCATTATGTCAAAAATTTCAAAATAGTATAGATAAGTGTCAGTCTCCCCAAAATACACATGCCACTAGTCAAtaaccaaaaatcacaaaatcaTCATGAATTTGTACAAACTTGAGATGAACCCGTCAAGGTTGTTTCACATGTTGTCAAAAGATCCATGAATGACATACAATTTCCAACCTGTACAATAACATACAAAAATCTAAAATATGACGTACGTAAAATCAAATACATAATAAACAAGTAGTTTAATGAGTACACTTAATTTATCCTCAACATCTACATATGTTTTCCGCAACTCGTACATACGAATCTCTCAAATGGTACATGTGAATTCAAACATTATTTAATACAATCTTATAATGTACACAAACCACAATACTTGAATCTAAGTAATGCTCTCCATTAACAACCTCAAGAGATGATTCTACACAAATATTACTTCCAAACTGATTTTCCACCATTCCAAAATTGCACTCCTACACATTTAAGAAACAAAATGTTAGATtctatacacacacacacacacacacacacacacacacacacacacacacacacacacacacacacacacacatatatatatatatatatatatatatatatagatatatatatatatatatataatatatatatatatatatatatatatattatatatatatatatatatatatatatatatatatatatatatatatatatatatatatatatatatatatatatatatatatatatatatatatatatacacacaacacacacacacacatttaaGATATCATTTATTAACGAAAGTAGACATACTGTAGTAACCTCAGCGTGATCACTTTTTTTTGTTCGTTTCCTTGACCTCTTGGCGATCGTTTCGGCGACAGATGTTTTTCTTTTAGATGGAGGACGACCTTTACGCTTGACATGTTTTGGATTGCGAATTCTATTACTATTGATTGGATTAAAATCATCATTGAGGTTTTCTTCAATAAGGGAACTATCCTTTGTGGACATATTAGAGCTAAACAAATGTAATGTTTCATGGAGGTCTTCGGTAGTCTCTTCTGACTCAGCAGCTACTTCAGCAACCTCATAAAAATGCTTGCATAATTTGTCAAACCTGTCCATTTGTGACTTCAACTTTGTTACACCATAACTAGTCTTGATATATGAATGCTTCCTTTTAATGTTTTTCTTCCATCTCGTTAGAACATACTTCTCTGGAAGACTTACAATCCTCTCCTGACTACATACGGATAACACATGCCGACACACAATACCTCTAAACTCAAATAATGAGCATTCACATTTGAAATCGTTGTTTTCCTTATTAAGCACAACTTTTAAGACTCGTTCTTTGCGTATGTCTCCAACTAATATCTCCTCCAACACATGATACGTAGCAAAGCAATCTTCCATACTATTTAATGAGGCAAAACAATTCATTTTAGATCTGAATTCCACTTGAATTTCCTTGAATTTGGCATTCGTAAACTCACTTTGGAATTGCTTCTCAATGGACGAGTTTGACCCACATGGAATTGTTGTATCCATCGAATTAAAATCAGCTTCAAATTCCTTTTCTGCCCGACTTCTAAGAGCATTATCATATTGTTTCACGAACTGATTTAGACTTGTTGTAGAATTGATATATCCATCAAAGAAAGCATGTATGCTCTCACTACGTTGCGTAGTTGACATACCAGCCCAAAAATAGATCCTTAACAAAGTTGGTGCCCACCTATGACGCTCAATATATAACCCACCCAATCAATCATTTTCTTGGAGATCAAACTTTTCTATGAACGAACAccatttttttttcaaaactaGCTGTTGTAAATGTATCATAGACGACTTCTTTCATTGCATACTTGATCCTTTTTTATTCACCATATCCACTTAGCTTTTATGGATTTTTTTTCATTATATGCCATAAACACCACCTATGACGAGTTGTAGGGAAGACTAACTCAATAGCATTTTTCATAGCCTTACATTGATCGGTCACAATACCCAAAGGTGCTTTTTCTAGCATACAACGAAGCCATGACTTAAATAACCACACAAAAGAATCCGTGTCTTCACCTAAAAGTAATCCACAACCAAGTAATGT includes:
- the LOC127136936 gene encoding protein FAR-RED IMPAIRED RESPONSE 1 gives rise to the protein MCFSCLEEVKTYYQEYALKKGFGWRIRSSKKGDDGEVNYLILSCSREGSNISKISCTLKTLPSRAKNCPAKICIKLKQDGFWYITQFESNHSHETSPTKARLFKTNKKMNLHVRRTIPINDDAGVRINKTFQSLVKDAGGHENIPFCEKDVRNYINKERRAIGKEGDDLDDDFHVRNVFWADARSRPAYEYFRDVVTFDTTYLTNKYDMPFDAFVGVNHHGQSTLLGCGLLLGEDTDSFVWLFKSWLRCMLEKAPLGIVTDQCKAMKNAIEWAPTLLRIYFWAGMSTTQRSESIHAFFDGYINSTTSLNQFVKQYDNALRSRAEKEFEADFNSMDTTIPCGSNSSIEKQFQSEFTNAKFKEIQVEFRSKMNCFASLNSMEDCFATYHVLEEILVGDIRKERVLKVVLNKENNDFKCECSLFEFRGIVCRHVLSVCSQERIVSLPEKYVLTRWKKNIKRKHSYIKTSYGVTKLKSQMDRFDKLCKHFYEVAEVAAESEETTEDLHETLHLFSSNMSTKDSSLIEENLNDDFNPINSNRIRNPKHVKRKGRPPSKRKTSVAETIAKRSRKRTKKSDHAEVTTECNFGMVENQFGSNICVESSLEVVNGEHYLDSSIVVGNCMSFMDLLTTCETTLTGSSQVIQVEYSGGMLKDCKLNFVLIQIVNGVVL